TGCCCTTGCGCGGCGGTCGTGCCTTCGGGGAAAAACGCAATGCGTTCGCCCGCCGTCAATTTGTCCACCAGGCCCTGGAAGATCAGGCGCAGGTCGCGCTTGCTGCCGCGCGAAATGAAGATGGTGCCGGCGCGCCCCGCCAGCCAGCCGAGGATAGGCCAGGCGCGGATTTCCGCCTTGGCGACGAAACGGCAAGGGTGGACGGCATTGATGACGAAGATGTCGAGCCACGAGACGTGGTTCGCCACCATCATCGCATGGTCGAGTGCCGGCACGCTGTCTGCCGGCTGCGCCACGTGCACGCCGCAGATGTCGAGCAGCTGCGTCGACCAGCGGCGGATGCGCCGGTTGCGCCCTTCCAGGTCCAGCCAGGGAAAGAGCACGGCGCTCTTGGCCATGCCGCAGCTCAGGTGAATGGCGATGCGCGCGAGGCGGTAGGTAAGCAGAAGTTTCAAATGACACCAAGGTTGGAAGCAAAGCCATGCAGCTGCGTAGGTCGACTTGGCAGCGCCCGCGAGGCGCTGCGTAAGCCGACAGGAGCCGCCATGGACTTGTCGGATTACGCGTACCGCTAATCCGACCTACGGCTCCGATACAAAAAATTAGCGCTGAAACGCCACCTGTCCGGCAACGAT
This window of the Janthinobacterium agaricidamnosum genome carries:
- a CDS encoding lysophospholipid acyltransferase family protein, yielding MKLLLTYRLARIAIHLSCGMAKSAVLFPWLDLEGRNRRIRRWSTQLLDICGVHVAQPADSVPALDHAMMVANHVSWLDIFVINAVHPCRFVAKAEIRAWPILGWLAGRAGTIFISRGSKRDLRLIFQGLVDKLTAGERIAFFPEGTTAAQGQILPFHANLFEAAIDAQVPVQPFALVYVDDKGALHHAVDFIGDMSFAQSMVAILSGPPITARLTCLAPVATADAHRRELAAATQAAVAAVLPLEKAA